From the genome of Colletotrichum higginsianum IMI 349063 chromosome 4, whole genome shotgun sequence, one region includes:
- a CDS encoding IQ calmodulin-binding domain-containing protein, with the protein MTKPNHELDNLPVPAEHPSGGTDSAAVAPAAAHVSGPPKAHLQHHVSCAAITPPASPPVPPRPLDEDDSHSNFSTNGVTGTRSDDTCSLAQSHTSTNYSSRREYMDSLVPPSQDEFEKIAEVQRTREEEIKKSKTRRRPMQTQHLHDHFHNPRRSQDGQEDAAGGEPQPQLQSQVEAEGRDRSDSDAAVNRAATLIQRNYRGYRVRREMQGLSLDPSTRWVSAIDELQFRELNRPRAKSSVSPAGLAAANSDQHSMLSRDSEGGMSHPTTARENWRKAATIARRAGHDDVESDSDSSASSSDSAESPEQRAEKRRRREEAVARRKKDSKMMGLQYFLEMVDLKHRYGSNLRVYHEEWKRADTNENFFYWLDFGGGRNVEMEACPRDRLEREQVRYLSREERQYYLVQVDDEGRLCWAKNGARIDTTEAFKDSVHGIVPADDPTPAWSQNNPPPPPPDAGNDDDDSRSESSVESALEADRAAKYATPDLDGATGVRKVSHISAATVFNKLLRKSVKKNTWIFVADTSFRLYVGIKSSGAFQHSSFLQGSRISSAGLIKIKDGRLSSLSPLSGHYRPPASNFRAFVRNLKDAGVDTSHVSISKSYAVLVGLEVYVKTRQKGKRTLEKMTHKKERIMAPEAFRRREEDEKDKSESAAKERRVLEKEAEEREENRAGVKLMRKLNLAPQLPTGQKESGDRAEGGPVMETLAEERTREEGTGVGPESRGPGV; encoded by the coding sequence ATGACGAAACCGAACCATGAGCTCGACAACCTGCCGGTCCCTGCTGAACACCCGAGTGGTGGCACTGATAGTGCCGCTgttgctcctgctgctgctcatGTGTCTGGGCCCCCAAAGGCCCATCTTCAACACCACGTTTCTTGTGCTGCCATTACCCCGCCGGCCAGCCCCCCCGTGCCGCCAAGAccgctcgacgaggacgattCCCACTCCAACTTTTCCACCAACGGTGTAACAGGCACGCGCAGCGACGACACATGCTCGCTGGCCCAGTCGCATACAAGCACCAACTACAGTTCGCGCAGGGAGTACATGGACAGTCTGGTGCCACCATCGCAAGACGAGTTTGAAAAGATCGCCGAGGTCCAGCGTACGCGCGAAGAGGAGATCAAGAAGAGCAAGACAAGGAGGAGACCCATGCAGACCCAACACCTCCACGACCACTTCCACAACCCCCGGCGCTCGCAGGACGGGcaggaagacgccgccgggggcGAGCCGCAGCCACAACTGCAATCGCAGGTGGAGGCCGAAGGGCGCGACAGGTCCGAcagcgacgccgccgtcaacaggGCCGCGACGCTGATCCAGCGCAACTACCGCGGGTATCGCGTGCGGCGGGAGATGCAGGGTCTGAGCCTCGACCCCTCGACAAGATGGGTCTCAgccatcgacgagctgcagTTCCGCGAGCTTAACCGCCCGCGCGCAAAGAGCTCCGTCAGCCCCGCGgggctggccgccgccaacagcGACCAGCACAGTATGCTCTCGAGGGACTCAGAGGGCGGCATGAGCCatccgacgacggcgcgggaGAACTGGCGGAAGGCAGCGACCATCGCCCGGCGTGCGGGCCATGATGACGTCGAGTCTGACTCGGACTCGtccgcatcgtcgtcggacTCGGCGGAGTCACCCGAGCAGCGGGCTGAGAAGAGGAGGCGTCGCGAGGAGGCCGTGGCCCGGAGGAAAAAGGACTCTAAAATGATGGGGTTGCAGTACTTCCTCGAGATGGTCGACCTCAAGCACCGCTACGGGAGCAACCTGCGTGTGTACCACGAGGAGTGGAAGAGAGCCGACACGAACGAGAACTTCTTCTACTGGCTCGACTTCGGCGGTGGGCGCAACGTCGAGATGGAGGCGTGCCCGCGCGACCGTCTCGAGAGGGAGCAGGTGCGGTACCTGTCGCGCGAGGAGAGGCAGTACTACTTGGTgcaagtcgacgacgaggggcgCCTGTGCTGGGCCAAGAACGGCGCGCGCATCGACACGACCGAGGCATTCAAGGACAGCGTCCACGGCATTGTTCCCGCCGACGACCCGACGCCGGCGTGGTCGCAGAACAacccgccgccaccccctCCCGACGCGGgaaacgacgacgacgatagcCGGTCTGAGTCTTCAGTGGAATCGGCGCTCGAGGCGGACCGCGCCGCCAAGTATGCCACTCCCGACCTTGACGGCGCGACGGGCGTGCGTAAGGTATCGCacatctcggcggcgaccgtTTTCAACAAGCTGCTGCGCAAGTCTGTCAAGAAGAACACGTGGATCTTTGTTGCCGACACGAGTTTCAGGCTGTATGTGGGCATCAAGTCCTCGGGCGCGTTTCAGCACTCGAGCTTCCTTCAGGGCAGCCGCATCTCGTCGGCCGGGCTCATCAAGATCAAGGACGGCCGGCTGTCGAGCTTGTCGCCGCTCAGCGGGCACTACCGCCCACCGGCGTCCAACTTCCGCGCCTTCGTGCGGAATCTCAAGGACGCTGGCGTCGACACATCGCACGTGAGCATATCCAAGTCGTACGCCGTGCTGGTTGGGCTCGAGGTGTACGTCAAAACGAGGCAGAAGGGCAAGCGGACGCTGGAGAAGATGACGCACAAAAAGGAGAGGATCATGGCCCCCGAGGCGTTCCGGCGGCGtgaagaggacgagaaggacaagagCGAGAGCGCTGCCAAGGAGCGTCGGgtgctcgagaaggaggccgaggagagggaggagaacCGGGCGGGTGTGAAGCTGATGCGGAAGCTGAACCTCGCGCCGCAGTTGCCGACGGGGCAAAAAGAGTCCGGGGACAGGGCCGAGGGGGGGCCGGTGATGGAGACGTTAGCGGAGGAAAGGAcaagggaggaggggaccGGCGTCGGGCCTGAGAGCCGGGGACCTGGGGTTTAG
- a CDS encoding PX domain-containing protein, with protein sequence MDSAIESQFRSGYINGSANGHSRPSSKVATNGTIEGLLSRQNNETRRVGLFGDEDEETDSHTESSVTSPSSVTSPPYWLGHHQRSVSNMSAESILPDGAITMHDNEASDVNGRNRACWAKSVEITDYVVVNGSATNIGAFVVWNIKVETLQGSYMNIRKRYSEFDDLRENLVKTFPNFEAAVPPLPPKSVISKFRPRFLDKRRSGLQYFLKYVNATWRLHICVRIVSVRC encoded by the exons ATGGACTCGGCGATAGAATCCCAATTTCGCTCCGGCTACATCAACGGCAGCGCCAACGGCCACTCGAGGCCTTCGTCCAAGGTCGCCACGAATGGTACCATTGAAGGCCTGCTGTCACGCCAGAACAATGAGACAAGACGCGTGGGCTTGTTCGgggacgaagatgaggaaACGGACTCGCATACCGAGTCATCCGTCACAAGCCCGTCGTCGGTAACATCGCCTCCGTACTGGCTCGGCCACCATCAGCGGTCGGTATCCAACATGTCGGCCGAATCGATTCTTCCCGACGGCGCAATCACGATGCACGACAACGAAGCGAGCGATGTCAACGGTCGCAACCGAGCCTGTTGGGCCAAGAGCGTCGAGATTACCGACTACGTCGTGGTGAACGGCAGCGCGACCAACATCGGGGCATTTGTCGTTTGGAACATCAAGGTCGAGACGCTTCAA GGGAGCTACATGAATATCCGCAAGCGATATTCCGAGTTTGACGACCTCCGCGAGAACCTTGTCAAAACGTTCCCCAACTTTGAGGCAGCCGTACCTCCGCTTCCTCCCAAGAGCGTGATATCGAAGTTTCGACCGAGATTCCTTGACAAGAGGAGATCAGGTCTCCAATACTTTCTCAAGTACGTCAACGCGACATGGAGGCTGCATATCTGTGTGCGTATTGTGTCCGTTCGTTGCTAA
- a CDS encoding Pci domain-containing protein yields MPSFKSTLFAVAAAFVATGQTDYVIDPSSVRLSVRQGWCQDQKASCPVICRELSNKPVQVNECDPQALTYGCICGNGLQPNMSEYSVTLPYHVCQEYGNQCVADCGLGSNTCSNNCRVNNPCGAQNPTRVNTTSSAGADATASATATESANAVFTGIAGENGSSGSGSSAAATLEMGRSAGLAVIVGSVLGAVAFLL; encoded by the exons ATGCCTTCGTTCAAGAGTACCCTCTTCGCTGTGGCTGCGGCCTTCGTCGCCACCGGCCAGACCGACTACGTTATCGACCCTTCAAGTGTCCGTCTGTCCGTAAGGC AGGGCTGGTGTCAAGACCAGAAGGCCTCGTGCCCCGTCATCTGCCGAGAGCTCTCGAACAAGCCCGTGCAGGTCAATGAATGCGATCCC CAAGCCCTTACCTACGGCTGCATCTGCGGCAACGGCCTGCAGCCCAACATGTCCGAGTACTCTGTGACACTGCCCTACCACGTCTGCCAAGAGTACGGCAACCAGTGCGTTGCCGACTGCGGCCTCGGCTCCAACACGTGCTCCAACAACTGCCGCGTCAACAACCCGTGCGGCGCCCAGAACCCTACGCGCGTTAACACGACATcgagcgccggcgccgacgcgaCGGCCTCTGCTACGGCCACCGAgtccgccaacgccgtcttcaccGGCATCGCTGGCGAGAACGGCAGCTCGGGCTCTGGCTCCAGCGCTGCCGCGACCCTGGAAATGGGTCGCAGCGCCGGATTGGCCGTCATTGTCGGTAGCGTGCTCGGTGCCGTTGCCTTTCTGCTTTAG
- a CDS encoding CDP-alcohol phosphatidyltransferase produces MGAATSEKSASAECISDDALIHLKSYKYSAVDKSPISNYILRPYWNAAVELLPLWLAPNMVTLLGFFFILGNIGLLVVFMPDLVGPGPSWLYFSFAFGLFMYQTMDNLDGKQARRTGTSSGLGELFDHGIDSLNCTLASLLETAAMGLGTSKSGVFTALVPCLPMFFSTWETYHTHTLYLGRINGPTEGILIACSFMVVSGIYGPGIWTEPIINILGDKAEQHLFGFHYLLGDYSIRDIWIAMIVFSLFATHIPFCVLHVIQARRARGEPVAPVFLEWTPMTVYTLAIGAWVYSPYSAIRSDNHLVLFCFIMAFVFGRLTTKMILAHLTKQPFPYWTVMLVPLVGGAVFANLPHLGFPVVSAQNELYYLYGYLVFSAVVYFRWAYLVITSICNFLGINALTIPKEKQLANKQALAAAKAPPLTNGLLNGMKKD; encoded by the exons ATGGGCGCCGCGACGTCAGAAA AGTCGGCATCTGCCGAATGCATCTCGGACGATGCCCTCATCCACCTCAAGTCCTACAAGTACTCGGCCGTCGACAAGTCGCCCATCTCCAACTACATCCTCCGACCCTAC TGGAATGCCGCTGTTGAGCTCTTGCCGCTATGGCTCGCCCCGAATATGGTCACCCTGCtaggcttcttcttcattcTCGGAAACATTGGCCTTCTAGTCGTCTTCATGCCTGACTTGGTCGGACCG GGCCCGTCATGGCTATACTTCAGCTTCGCCTTCGGCCTTTTCATGTACCAGACCATGGATAACCTCGACGGCAAGCAGGCGCGACGCACCGGCACTTCgagcggcctcggcgagctctTCGACCACGGCATCGACTCGCTCAACTGCACACTGGCCAGCCTTCTCGAGACCGCCGCCATGGGTCTCGGCACCTCCAAGTCTGGCGTCTTCACCGCCCTCGTGCCCTGCCTGCCTATGTTCTTTTCGACCTGGGAGACCTACCACACCCACACCCTGTACCTGGGCAGGATCAACGGCCCTACCGAGGGCATCCTGATCGCCTGCAGCTTCATGGTCGTCTCGGGCATCTACGGCCCCGGCATCTGGACCGagcccatcatcaacatcctTGGCGACAAGGCCGAGCAGCATCTCTTTGGTTTCCACTACCTGCTAGGCGACTACTCCATCCGTGACATCTGGATCGCCATGATTGTCTTCTCGCTCTTCGCTACCCACATCCCCTTCTGCGTCCTCCACGTCATCCAGGCCCGTCGCGCCCGCGGCGAGCCCGTTGCCCCCGTCTTCCTCGAGTGGACGCCCATGACGGTCTACACCCTCGCTATCGGCGCCTGGGTGTACTCGCCGTATTCGGCCATCCGTAGCGACAACcacctcgtcctcttctgTTTCATCATGGCCTTTGTCTTTGGTCGCCTGACCACCAAGATGATCCTCGCCCATCTGACGAAGCAGCCGTTCCCCTACTGGACCGTCATGCTTGTgcccctcgtcggcggtgctGTGTTTGCCAACCTCCCGCACCTGGGTTTCCCTGTTGTCAGCGCCCAGAACGAGCTGTACTACCTGTACGGCTAcctcgtcttctccgccgtTGTCTACTTTCGCTGGGCGTACTTGGTCATTACCAGCATCTGCAACTTCCTTGGCATTAATGCTCTTACCATCCCTAAGGAGAAGCAGCTAGCAAACAAGCAGGCACTTGCTGCGGCCAAGGCACCGCCTCTTACCAACGGCCTCCTGAACGGAATGAAGAAGGACTAG
- a CDS encoding F-box domain containing protein: MPAELRSRFNFVSQYFFLMPGTVRFNIDPLGVCLDDADISWALERLAVGISSESKANWIRRTNTAHGIRLYKRPKDGLDLFSGGAAASLNHPLDMSAIPLSSAPPTLLELPTDLLHVIIDHLDLAAEFHLSQTCRALRHLTHRDWKTLIPCLPYREILPFYIGLAYTRPDHWACERCCRLHRIPNISLAPRFGQSQTCGMRTDWTWPEDPTDLWHEASPRIVGDRFLLRKKTYVPIWTSVAAVNVCPHATLVSAGGHGMIPFLVDRFCNPEYVRDELERALRNLGREVSGHCNYCPTDYSVVASVDECTVTAWYDFGSYELVRYYMWMTHCESPSHWLLNLDKLAIRHVPGSVRELYFRDLKEEE, encoded by the exons ATGCCAGCCGAGCTCCGTTCCCGTTTCAACTTCGTATCTCAATACTTCTTTCTGATGCCCGGCACTGTTCGTTTCAACATCGACCCCCTCGGCGTCTGCTTGGACGACGCAGATATTTCCTGGGCTCTGGAAAGATTGGCTGTTGGAATATCGTCCGAATCCAAGGCGAATTGGATCAGGAG AACCAACACCGCCCATGGAATCCGCCTCTATAAGAGACCAAAAGATGGTCTGGATCTTTTTTctggcggcgctgctgcaTCCCTTAACCATCCTCTCGATATGTCTG CAATACCATTGTCGTCTGCACCACCAACACTCCTTGAACTCCCAACCGACCTGCTTCAcgtcatcatcgaccacctcgacctcgcggcCGAGTTTCACCTCTCGCAGACCTGCCGGGCCCTACGACATCTGACGCACAGAGACTGGAAGACCCTCATCCCCTGTCTCCCGTACCGAGAGATACTCCCTTTCTACATCGGCCTCGCCTACACCAGGCCGGACCACTGGGCCTGCGAGCGCTGCTGCCGGCTGCACCGAATTCCCAACATCTCCCTGGCGCCACGCTTTGGGCAGTCGCAGACCTGCGGGATGCGAACGGACTGGACTTGGCCGGAGG ATCCTACAGACTTGTGGCACGAGGCATCGCCGAGAATAGTCGGTGACAGGTTCCTCCTCCGCAAGAAGACGTATGTCCCGATCTGGACCTCGGTCGCGGCAGTCAATGTCTGCCCGCACGCGACACTTGTTTcggccggcggccacggTATGATCCCGTTTCTTGTGGATCGGTTCTGCAACCCCGAGTACGTCAGAGACGAGCTCGAACGGGCGCTCCGCAATCTCGGGCGGGAGGTCTCCGGACATTGCAACTACTGCCCCACGGACTACAGTGTCGTGGCCTCGGTCGACGAGTGTACCGTCACGGCTTGGTATGATTTCGGATCGTACGAGCTCGTGAGGTACTACATGTGGATGACGCACTGCGAGTCCCCCTCGCATTGGCTTCTCAATTTGGATAAGCTAGCAATACGCCACGTTCCTGGCAGTGTTCGGGAGCTGTATTTCAGGGActtgaaggaggaggagtaa
- a CDS encoding ABC-2 type transporter, producing the protein MSVPFNADATSRSTGPGRSPAGSQKTFVDHDAIFTQNEEALPTSKAMDGNSVYGKDADAFASTSDEDGNDTELERRQSIVQELAREYTRHSAVNVDGDNMALFGSDDPDSPLNPNGKKFSARKWAKTLANITNEHGSGYRTAGFMYQDLNVFGYGKETDYQKDIANVWLEIPGLARKLTSKTGGQRRIDILRDFNGVVEAGEMLVVLGPPGSGCSTFLKTIAGEMNGIYTDDRAYFNYQGLSANELHKHHAGDAIYTAEVDVHYPQLSVGDTLTFASRARCPRVLPPGISSSQYCDHLRDVVMAMYGISHTVNTRVGNEYIRGVSGGERKRVTIAEATLSNAPLQCWDNSTRGLDSANAVEFCKTLRLQSELFGQTCAVSIYQAPQSAYDLFDKVLVLYEGRQIFFGRTTEARQYFINLGFECPPRQTTPDFLTSMTAPSERVVRPGWESRVPRTPDDFAACWNASQENQALKEQIEQYKAAHPLDGPDAEVFRNQKQSVQAKNQRLKSPFILSYGQQVRLCLWRGFKLLKGDPSLTLFSLIANSCTALIMSSLFYNLPETTTSFYSRSAVLFVAILANAFSSALEILTQYSQRPIVEKQRRYAFYHASAEAFSSVLVDMPYKIANTICYDLILYFMTNLNRQPGNFFFFLLTTFLMVLAMSGVFRSIASLSRSLSQAMVPASILILALVIFTGFVIPVDYMLGWCRWINYLDPVAYGFEALMVNEFHNREFECGAFVPSPGLAGYENISLDNRACSTVGAVPGRSTVSGDAYINSQYKYFNSHKWRNIGILIAFTIALHTVYFLATEYISAKKSKGEVLVFRRGVSAPSKVKDDPEASVSGPSAIVEKGGQGASANEGAIQGSTSVFHWGKVCYEVKIKTETRRILDEVDGWVKPGTLTALMGVSGAGKTTLLDCLADRVSMGVITGEMLVDGKIRDESFQRKTGYVQQQDLHLETSTVREALEFSALLRQPATTPKAEKLAYVDEVIKLLDMQEYADAVVGVLGEGLNVEQRKRLTIGVELAAKPPLLLFVDEPTSGLDSQTSWAILDLLEKLSKAGQSILCTIHQPSAMLFQRFDRLLFLAKGGRTVYFGDIGENSHTLTSYFERNGAPKCPPGENPAEWMLSAIGAAPGSTTEVDWHQAWKSSPEYQAVQDELQRLKSQGTANEKISAEDKELAHREFAAPLWDQFLIVTRRVFQQYWRTPSYLYSKFILCCSVALFIGLVFLNAPLSIQGLQNQMFAIFNILTIFGQLVQQQMPHFVTQRSLYEVRERPSKTYSWKVFMLSQIVTEIPWNSLMSLFMFICVYYPVGLYENGDPSQKSERAGLMWLLFWQFLVFTCTFAHACIAITDTAEAGGNLANVLFMMCLLFCGVLASPETMPGFWIFMYRVSPFTYLVSAILSTGLANSQVTCSSNEYIHFNPPANETCEDYMSNYIGAMGGYLEDPTARTDCSFCSIENTNAFLTSISSNFDNRWRDFGIGMVYIFVNIFAALGLYWLLRMPKGRKKA; encoded by the exons ATGTCTGTGCCGTTCAACGCAGACGCGACATCTCGCAGCACCGGCCCTGGCCGATCTCCTGCTGGTAGCCAAAAGACTTTCGTGGACCACGACGCCATTTTTACCCAGAACGAAGAAGCACTACCGACTTCGAAGGCCATGGACGGTAACTCTGTGTATGGCAAAGATGCCGATGCTTTCGCATCGACGTCCGATGAAGATGGAAACGACACCGAGCTGGAGCGCCGCCAGTCCATTGTACAGGAACTGGCTCGAGAGTACACCCGACACTCggccgtcaacgtcgacggGGACAACATGGCTTTGTTCGGCAGCGATGACCCCGACTCGCCCCTCAACCCCAACGGAAAGAAATTCAGCGCCCGGAAGTGGGCCAAGACcctcgccaacatcaccaaCGAGCACGGATCTGGATACAGAACAGCCGGCTTCATGTACCAGGACTTGAACGTCTTCGGATACGGCAAGGAGACGGACTACCAGAAGGATATTGCGAACGTGTGGCTTGAGATCCCTGGTCTCGCCCGCAAACTCACCTCGAAGACGGGAGGCCAGCGCCGCATCGACATTCTCCGGGACTTCAATGGTGTGGTCGAAGCAGGAGAGATGCTTGTCGTCCTTGGGCCTCCTGGGTCTGGCTGCTCTACCTTCCTCAAGACGATTGCGGGCGAGATGAACGGCATCTACACCGATGACCGTGCCTACTTCAACTACCAGGGCCTCTCTGCAAATGAGCTACACAAGCACCACGCGGGAGACGCCATTTACACCGCCGAAGTGGACGTCCACTACCCTCAGCTTTCCGTGGGAGACACCCTTACGTTTGCTTCCAGGGCTCGTTGTCCTCGAGTCCTTCCTCCCGGCATCTCTTCCAGCCAGTACTGTGACCACCTTCGCGACGTTGTCATGGCCATGTACGGCATCAGCCACACGGTCAATACACGTGTGGGCAACGAGTACATCCGCGGTGTGTCCGGAGGAGAACGCAAGCGCGTGACCATTGCCGAGGCAACGTTGTCGAACGCTCCTTTGCAGTGCTGGGATAACTCAACCAGAGGTCTTGACTCGGCCAATGCTGTCGAGTTCTGCAAGACTCTGCGTTTGCAGTCGGAACTGTTCGGTCAGACCTGCGCCGTCTCGATTTACCAGGCGCCCCAGAGCGCGTATGACCTGTTCGACAAGGTCCTCGTTCTGTATGAGGGACGACAGATCTTCTTCGGTCGCACAACGGAAGCGAGACAGTACTTTATCAATCTCGGATTCGAATGCCCGCCCCGCCAGACAACACCCGACTTCCTCacctcgatgacggcgccaTCCGAACGTGTCGTTCGCCCTGGATGGGAGTCCCGCGTCCCCAGAACCCCTGACGACTTTGCTGCTTGCTGGAACGCCAGCCAGGAGAACCAGGCCTTGAAGGAACAAATCGAGCAATATAAAGCCGCCCACCCCCTCGATGGACCGGACGCCGAGGTCTTCAGGAACCAGAAGCAGTCAGTGCAGGCAAAGAACCAACGCCTCAAGTCCCCTTTCATCCTCTCCTACGGCCAGCAAGTCAGGCTGTGTCTCTGGCGTGGCTTCAAACTCCTCAAAGGCGATCCCAGTCTGACGTTGTTTTCGCTCATTGCCAACTCGTGTACGGCTCTGATCATGTCGTCTTTGTTCTACAATCTTCCGGAAACCACCACTTCTTTCTACAGTCGGTCTGCggtcctcttcgtcgccatTCTCGCCAACGCTTTCTCCAGCGCCCTCGAGATTCTCACCCAGTACTCCCAGAGACCCATTGTCGAGAAGCAGAGACGCTATGCATTCTATCACGCATCGGCCGAAGCTTTCTCCTCTGTCTTGGTAGACATGCCATACAAGATCGCAAACACCATCTGTTACGACTTGATCCTCTACTTCATGACCAACCTGAACAGACAGCCTGgcaacttcttcttcttcctgctaACTACCTTCCTCATGGTTCTCGCCATGTCAGGAGTATTCAGATCAAT CGCCTCGTTGTCTCGCTCATTGTCGCAGGCCATGGTACCCGCTTCCATTCTGATTCTCGCCCTGGTTATCTTCACTGGCTTCGTCATCCCCGTTGACTACATGCTGGGATGGTGCCGGTGGATCAACTATCTCGATCCCGTTGCTTATGGTTTCGAAGCG CTCATGGTGAACGAGTTCCACAACCGCGAATTCGAATGCGGCGCCTTCGTTCCCAGCCCTGGGCTCGCCGGCTATGAGAATATCAGCTTGGACAACAGAGCCTGTTCCACGGTCGGCGCGGTTCCCGGCAGGTCTACTGTCAGCGGAGACGCGTACATCAACTCCCAGTACAAGTACTTCAACTCTCACAAGTGGCGCAACATTGGCATCCTCATCGCTTTCACCATCGCCCTCCACACTGTCTACTTCTTGGCCACAGAATAcatctcggccaagaagTCCAAGGGAGAGGTCCTTGTCTTCCGCAGAGGTGTTTCCGCTCCTTCCAAAGTCAAGGACGACCCTGAAGCTTCTGTGTCCGGGCCCTCTGCCATTGTTGAAAagggcggccagggcgcTTCGGCCAACGAGGGTGCGATTCAAGGCTCCACAAGCGTTTTCCACTGGGGCAAGGTGTGTTACGAGGTCAAGATCAAGACGGAGACCCGAAGGATCCTGGACGAGGTGGACGGATGGGTAAAGCCGGGCACATTGACAGCCCTGATGGGCGTTTCTGGCGCCGGAAAGACGACTTTACTCGACTGCCTCGCAGACCGTGTCTCCATGGGCGTGATCACCGGAGAAATGCTCGTTGACGGCAAGATACGCGACGAATCCTTCCAGCGCAAGACCGGCTATGTCCAGCAACAGGATCTTCACCTTGAGACGAGTACTGTTCGAGAGGCGTTGGAGTTCAGTGCTCTGCTGCGCCAACCCGCCACCACGCCCAAGGCAGAAAAGCTTGCATATGTGGACGAAGTCATCAAGCTTTTGGACATGCAGGAATacgccgatgccgtcgtAGGTGTGCTTGGTGAGGGCCTGAACGTCGAGCAGCGAAAGCGTCTCACTATTGGTGTCGAACTGGCTGCGAAGCCGCCCTTGCTGctcttcgtcgacgagcctACCTCCGGCTTGGATTCCCAAACGTCGTGGGCCATTCTGGACCTGCTTGAAAAGCTCTCAAAGGCAGGCCAGTCGATCTTGTGCACCATCCACCAACCGTCTGCCATGCTGTTCCAACGCTTCGACCGCCTGTTGTTCCTGGCCAAGGGTGGCAGAACCGTGTACTTTGGCGACATTGGCGAAAACTCTCACACCCTCACCTCCTATTTCGAACGGAACGGTGCCCCCAAGTGTCCTCCTGGTGAGAACCCGGCTGAATGGATGCTCAGCGCGATTGGTGCGGCGCCCGGTTCGACGACCGAGGTTGATTGGCACCAGGCGTGGAAGTCAAGCCCCGAGTACCAGGCCGTCCAGGACGAGCTCCAGCGGCTCAAGTCCCAGGGCACCGCCAACGAGAagatctcggccgaggacaaggagctGGCACATCGCGAGTTCGCCGCTCCTCTGTGGGACCAGTTCCTCATCGTTACCCGCCGTGTCTTCCAGCAATACTGGCGCACGCCCTCGTACCTCTACTCCAAGTTCATCCTTTGTTGTTCCGTCGCCCTATTCATCGGTCTCGTCTTCCTCAACGCCCCCCTCAGTATCCAGGGCTTGCAGAACCAGATGTTTGCCATCTTCAACATCCTCACCATCTTCGGCCAACTggtgcagcagcagatgcCGCACTTCGTCACTCAACGCTCCCTCTACGAAGTCCGCGAACGTCCCTCCAAGACGTACAGCTGGAAGGTGTTCATGCTGTCGCAAATCGTCACCGAGATCCCTTGGAACTCCCTCATGTCGTTGTTCATGTTCATCTGCGTCTACTACCCCGTCGGTCTGTACGAGAACGGCGACCCCAGCCAGAAGAGCGAGCGCGCCGGCTTGATGTGGCTTCTGTTCTGGCAGTTCCTTGTCTTCACGTGTACCTTTGCCCACGCCTGCATCGCCATTACGGACAccgccgaggcgggcggcaACCTGGCCAACGTCCTGTTCATGATGTGTCTGCTGTTCTGCGGTGTCTTGGCCAGCCCCGAGACCATGCCTGGCTTCTGGATCTTCATGTACAGGGTGTCGCCATTCACGTACCTCGTATCGGCAATCTTGTCGACAGGTCTGGCCAATTCACAGGTGACGTGCTCCTCGAACGAGTACATCCACTTCAATCCGCCGGCCAACGAGACATGCGAAGACTACATGAGCAACTACATCGGTGCCATGGGAGGTTATCTCGAGGACCCCACCGCCCGGACCGACTGCAGCTTCTGCTCCATCGAAAACACAAACGCCTTCCTCACCTCCATTAGCTCCAACTTTGACAACAGGTGGCGCGACTTCGGCATCGGTATGGTGTACATTTTCGTCAACATTTTTGCCGCTCTGGGTCTTTACTGGTTGTTGCGCATGCCCAAAGGCAGGAAGAAGGCTTAA